GCAGTTCGTCCAACAGCAGGCGCACCACGCGGCCATCGCGGCTGTCCTCGATGTGCTTGCCCTTGATCAGGGTGGCTGCCTGCAGCAGTTCGCGCAGCAGCGGTGCAACCTGCACCGCGAAGGGCTCGGCCGGCAGTTGCGGCGCGAACGACGGATCGATGTACAGGCTGCGCATGTGCACGGCGGCAATGCAGTCCACCGCGTGCACCATGCCGGCCGGCATCCAGATCGCGCGGGTGGAGGGCACGACCCAGCGACCGACTTCCGAGCGCACCACCATCAGCCCGGAGATGGCGTAGACCAGCTGGTGGCGCTGGTGCTTGTGGCCTGCGATGTGGGTGCCGGCAGGGTATTGGGTCACGCGGTGGGTGACCGGGCGGTGCAGCGGCACATCGCGCCACGGTGCGGCCGGGTCGACGTCGCCGGCAATGTCCTTTTTGCGATAGGCCATGACCCGAACGCGGCAGAAGGGAAGAGAGCGCAAC
This genomic interval from Stenotrophomonas sp. 57 contains the following:
- a CDS encoding helix-turn-helix transcriptional regulator, whose translation is MAYRKKDIAGDVDPAAPWRDVPLHRPVTHRVTQYPAGTHIAGHKHQRHQLVYAISGLMVVRSEVGRWVVPSTRAIWMPAGMVHAVDCIAAVHMRSLYIDPSFAPQLPAEPFAVQVAPLLRELLQAATLIKGKHIEDSRDGRVVRLLLDELHRMDVLPLHLPAPSDPRLLRICQHLQKHPGDDATLLDWAQALEVDVKTIQRHFAGELGMTFGQWRQQARLLAALERLAVGDKVIDVALAMGYDSPSAFTSMFKRQLGQTPAAFFR